A genomic stretch from Clavelina lepadiformis chromosome 5, kaClaLepa1.1, whole genome shotgun sequence includes:
- the LOC143459291 gene encoding uncharacterized protein LOC143459291: MKILPCIAFVLAGWLSLETDACMSVLTHPQVQYCQADYVIKILVGKSREVWMHEDGSFEYVNRLVEEEKEINEVEAGSKGEGSEEVPEGVRPEPIISNEQPAAILRPEVIPVHLDENPSLDMEGVEASEEEALNDPPSEDEAGDAPETGREIHWNGISTSHHSRQRGRKEVDLGITIGNNRKDRKPKILPAEVVNDDPASLSSSSNGASFNEDVIRTAAARRGGYISMYFGPNGAMPGTMEHFEGVNGKPLGVRSEHAAPEPRHREKRSPGRRPEKRVRFPGRALPGGLFVPQGAPKQNEANPGFLMNQYSITILKVFKGEVSNETQYLYTPPHGGLCKMHLKKKTPYLIMGSFESYGLHVSQADFKLELGSLDLIQLHHLTSNMKHRFSKGCHDCYIKVCTYGCDGEVPLSNQCIWHDQYTLLHQNAIQFSCIHKRKHDKDVCEWYNALDPDMTPADL; this comes from the exons ATGAAGATTTTGCCGTGTATTGCATTTGTGCTGGCCGGTTGGTTGTCACTTGAAACGGATGCTTGTATGTCGGTGTTGACACATCCGCAAGTTCAATACTGCCAGGCTGATTACG TGATAAAGATCCTGGTTGGAAAATCAAGAGAGGTCTGGATGCACGAAGATGGCTCCTTTGAATATGTTAATCGTCTTGTCGAAGAAGAGAAAGAAATAAACGAGGTAGAAGCAGGAAGTAAGGGGGAAGGAAGTGAGGAGGTCCCTGAAGGGGTAAGACCGGAACCCATCATCTCCAACGAGCAGCCCGCCGCCATATTGCGCCCGGAAGTGATCCCTGTACACCTGGATGAAAATCCATCTTTGGACATGGAGGGAGTTGAAGCGTCGGAAGAAGAAGCTTTGAATGATCCTCCATCAGAAGATGAAGCCGGAGATGCGCCAGAAACCGGACGCGAGATTCACTGGAATGGAATCTCAACCAGTCATCATTCACGACAAAGAGGTCGAAAAGAGGTTGATTTGGGAATCACCATCGGGAATAATAGAAAAGATCGAAAGCCGAAGATTCTACCGGCAGAGGTTGTCAATGATGATCCTGCTTCACTTTCATCTTCCTCTAATGGAGCATCTTTCAATGAAGATGTAATCCGGACTGCTGCAGCCAGAAGAGGAGGTTATATTTCCATGTACTTTGGTCCGAATGGAGCGATGCCCGGAACAATGGAGCATTTTGAG GGTGTGAATGGAAAACCGCTAGGTGTCAGATCAGAGCATGCAGCACCag agCCAAGACACCGAGAAAAACGCAGCCCAGGCAGACGTCCCGAAAAACGTGTTCGTTTCCCCGGCCGTGCATTGCCAG GTGGGTTGTTTGTTCCTCAAGGCGCTCCAAAACAGAACGAAGCGAACCCAGGTTTTTTGATGAACCAGTATTCGATAACTATTCTCAAG GTGTTCAAGGGAGAAGTGAGCAACGAAACGCAGTATCTTTATACCCCTCCGCACGGGGGCCTTTGCAAAATGCACTTGAAGAAGAAAACCCCCTACTTAATTATGG GTTCATTTGAGTCGTACGGCTTGCACGTATCGCAGGCGGATTTTAAGCTTGAACTGGGCAGCCTTGACCTAATCCAATTACACCATTTAACGAGTAACATGAAACACCGTTTCAGTAAAGGCTGTCATGATTGCTACATTAAGGTGTGCACCTATGGGTGCGACGGAGAG GTTCCTTTGTCAAACCAGTGCATTTGGCATGACCAGTACACTCTACTTCACCAGAATGCGATTCAGTTTTCTTGTATTCACAAAAGGAAACATGACAAAGACGTATGCGAATGGTACAATGCTCTGGATCCTGATATGACACCCGCAGACCTTTGA
- the LOC143459288 gene encoding mannosyl-oligosaccharide glucosidase-like: MSGTRKRNVQRDNLQLPTYVSKNKNGSKNKFRLQPVHFMFLLVGLCIGLIVTSAYDRWYRSRLVYTPFDSLIEHEDDMNKFWGTYRPQVYMGMKTKSPQSLVTGLMWLKQNKKFKGEPPMRHTCEQGDQILKYGWVAHDGVNFGIQDIAERGYMLRTEFVKRVNGDHGGDWTWRISGRQTGKEPITLSVFFYAATDGQGVIQPVVESGPNGLRLTKIQGETEELGKFTIKFPEENSGKKSRYHTATTKAEGLHKIKDAAFMQMQVRKEGPKGKENYLYYLTDAPSRIDSKKAKSDVIFHQVTLELPFEIDIVFESGSWTNRRSLLAGDVFTKHLTQLKDKFDKKFEATFPLSDKGYSQGEVDFAKAALSNMIGGIGYFYGQSVVQSVYQSAPVLNWDAPLLTAVPSRSFFPRGFLWDEGFHQLLISKWDRQLSEEVIMSWLNMVNLEGWIPREQILGDEARSKVPAEFVVQRNTNANPPTLFLAIESILQGFDKQSITERDRKFLKTIYPRLKAWFNWFNVTQSGPVQFSYRWRGRDAKTDSELNPKTLTSGLDDFPRASHPSDDERHIDLRCWMALAAGTMEKIAEVVHPGNSHEIEPYRQTHKILTDNNLLKELHWSADLGVFSDYGNHTDRVYLVKKDFPSSQPGQRPIIRTIRATRTKPKLQFVKNFGYVSLFPFLIQILKPDSQQLHQILQDLKGEDDLLWSNFGLRSLSKRDPLYRKRNTEHDPPYWRGQIWINMNFLAVRALKHYADTPGPYSKLAGELYAELRRNLVQNMYAEYVRTGYLWENYDDVTGKGQGSRPFTGWSALVVLIMSEQY, from the exons ATGAGCGGCACTAGAAAGCGGAATGTTCAAAGAGACAACCTGCAGTTGCCAACAtatgtttcaaaaaacaaGAATGGATCAAAGAACAAATTCCGTCTCCAGCCTGTTCATTTCATGTTCCTACTTGTCGGTTTAT gcATTGGATTAATTGTCACATCAGCGTATGACAGATGGTACAGGTCAAGACTTGTTTATACACCGTTTGACTCACTTATTGAACATGAAGATGACATGAATAAGTTTTGGGGAACGTATCGACCACAG GTGTACATGGGTATGAAGACAAAATCTCCACAGTCACTTGTTACTGGTTTGATGTGGCTAAAGCAGAATAAGAAATTCAAAGGAGAACCACCAATGCGTCATACATGTGAACAAG GCGATCAGATTTTGAAGTATGGGTGGGTCGCTCACGATGGCGTTAACTTTGGAATACAGGACATTGCTGAAAGGGGCTACATGCTGCGAACAGAATTTGTGAAAAGGGTGAATGGAGACCACGGTGGTGACTGGACGTGGAGGATTAGTGGCAGACAG ACTGGAAAAGAACCCATTACTCTTTCTGTGTTCTTTTATGCTGCCACTGATGGGCAAGGTGTTATACAACCGGTGGTTGAAAGTGGACCAAACGGGTTACGGCTTACAAAAATACAAG GAGAAACAGAAGAACTTGGAAAATTCACAATCAAGTTCCCAGAAGAAAACTCTGGTAAAAAGTCTCGTTATCACACAGCAACTACCAAAGCTGAAGGCCTTCATAAAATAAAGGATGCAGCTTTTATGCAAATGCAAGTTAGAAAGGAGGGTCCAAAAGGCAAAGAAAATTACCTGTATTATTTGACTGATGCTCCAAGTCGAATAGATTCCAAAAAGGCAAAATCTGATGTCATTTTTCACcag GTCACTCTTGAGCTTCCGTTTGAAATTGACATCGTTTTCGAAAGCGGAAGTTGGACAAATCGTCGCAGCTTGTTAGCTGGTGACGTGTTTACGAAACATCTAACACAGCTGAAAGACAAATTTGACAAGAAATTTGAGGCAAC GTTTCCGTTATCTGATAAAGGATACAGCCAGGGCGAAGTTGACTTTGCCAAAGCAGCCCTGAGTAATATGATTGGAGGAATCGGATATTTTTATGGACAGTCAGTTGTCCAATCTGTATACCAGTCAGCTCCGGTTTTAAATTGGGATGCACCATTACTTACAGCAGTTCCCTCAAGGTCTTTTTTTCCACGAGGATTTCTTTGGGATGAAG GATTCCACCAGCTGCTCATCAGCAAATGGGACAGACAGTTAAGTGAAGAGGTGATTATGAGCTGGCTTAATATGGTCAACCTGGAGGGTTGGATCCCAAGAGAGCAGATACTCGGGGATGAGGCTCGGAGCAAG GTTCCTGCTGAATTTGTAGTCCAGCGAAATACTAATGCCAACCCCCCGACGTTGTTTTTGGCCATTGAATCAATTCTTCAGGGTTTTGATAAGCAGTCCATCACGGAACGTGACAGgaaatttctgaaaacaatttaTCCGAGACTGAAG GCTTGGTTCAATTGGTTTAACGTAACCCAAAGCGGTCCTGTTCAATTCAGTTACCGCTGGAGAGGCAGAGACGCAAAGACAGATTCTGAACTCAATCCTAAGACTCTCACATCTGGACTCGACGATTTTCCACGCGCGTCTCATCCCTCGGATGATGAGAGACACATTGATCTGAGATGCTGGATGGCGCTGGCTGCAGGAACGATGGAAAAAATCGCTGAAGTTGTTCATCCAG GAAACTCACATGAAATTGAACCATACCGCCAGACTCACAAAATTCTAACTGACAACAACTTACTGAAGGAACTTCACTGGTCTGCTGATCTTGGGGTGTTCTCAGATTATGGAAATCACACGGATCGTGTTTATTTGGTCAAGAAAGATTTTCCATCTTCCCAACCTGGTCAACGTCCTATCATAAGAACAATCAGGGCCACCAGGACAAAACCTAAACTTcagtttgtcaaaaatttcgGATATGTGAGTCTCTTCCCATTTCTGATCCAGATCCTTAAGCCGGATTCCCAGCAATTACATCAGATCCTCCAGGACCTGAAAGGAGAAGATGACCTTCTTTGGTCGAACTTTGGCCTCCGTTCACTTTCAAAACGGGACCCTCTTTATCGGAAGCGAAACACAGAGCATGACCCGCCGTACTGGAGGGGCCAGATTTGGATAAATATGAACTTTCTCGCGGTGCGTGCTTTAAAGCATTACGCAGATACCCCGGGTCCATATTCAAAACTGGCCGGCGAATTGTACGCCGAACTCCGCAGAAACTTGGTTCAAAACATGTACGCTGAATACGTGAGAACCGGCTACCTTTGGGAAAattatgatgacgtcactggCAAAGGTCAGGGTTCACGCCCTTTCACGGGTTGGTCTGCTTTAGTTGTGCTGATAATGTCGGAACAATATTAA